The Argentina anserina chromosome 3, drPotAnse1.1, whole genome shotgun sequence genome includes a region encoding these proteins:
- the LOC126789095 gene encoding trifunctional UDP-glucose 4,6-dehydratase/UDP-4-keto-6-deoxy-D-glucose 3,5-epimerase/UDP-4-keto-L-rhamnose-reductase RHM1 — protein sequence MASYTPKNILITGAAGFIASHVANRLVRSHPEYKIVVLDKLDYCSNLKNLLPSKSSPNFKFVKGDIGSADLVNYLLITESIDTIMHFAAQTHVDNSFGNSFEFTKNNIYGTHVLLEACKVTGQIRRFIHVSTDEVYGETDEDAVVGNHEASQLLPTNPYSATKAGAEMLVMAYGRSYGLPVITTRGNNVYGPNQFPEKLIPKFILLAMQGKPLPIHGDGANVRSYLYCEDVAEAFELILHQGEVGHVYNIGTKKERRVIDVARDICKLFNIDSEACIKFVENRPFNDQRYFLDDQKLTVLGWSERTTWEEGLKKTIEWYTKNPNWWGDVSGALLPHPRMLMMPGGIERHFDEPEEETSESYVASNPRMLVPPTKCSGSPRKPPYKFLIYGRTGWIGGVLGKLCEKQGIPYEYGKGRLEDRSSLAADIQNIKPTHVFNAAGVTGRPNVDWCESHKAETIRTNVAGTLTLADVCREQGILMVNFATGCIFEYDAKHPEGSGIGFTEEDKPNFFGSFYSKTKAMVEELLNEFDNVCTLRVRMPISSDLNNPRNFITKISRYNKVVNIPNSMTILDELLPISIEMAKRNLRGIWNFTNPGVVSHNEILEMYKQYIDPSFKYANFTLEEQAKVIVAARSNNEMDASKLKKEFPELLPIKESLRKYVFEPNKKTSAK from the exons ATGGCTTCATATACACCAAAAAACATCCTCATAACTGGGGCTGCTGGCTTCATTGCTTCCCATGTGGCCAACCGGCTCGTCCGCAGTCACCCCGAGTACAAGATTGTTGTGCTTGACAAGCTTGACTATTGTTCAAATCTGAAAAACCTTCTTCCCTCTAAGTCATCGCCCAATTTCAAGTTTGTTAAGGGGGACATCGGAAGTGCTGACCTTGTCAACTATCTCCTCATCACTGAGTCGATAGATACAATTATGCATTTTGCCGCCCAGACCCATGTTGACAACTCCTTTGGTAACAGTTTCGAGTTTACAAAGAACAACATCTATGGCACCCATGTTCTTCTGGAAGCATGTAAAGTCACTGGCCAAATCAGGAGGTTCATCCATGTTAGCACAGATGAGGTTTATGGTGAGACTGATGAAGATGCTGTTGTAGGAAATCATGAAGCATCTCAACTCCTTCCAACAAATCCATACTCTGCAACAAAAGCTGGAGCAGAAATGCTTGTTATGGCATACGGCAGATCATATGGATTGCCTGTGATAACGACCCGTGGAAACAATGTGTATGGACCAAATCAATTTCCTGAAAAATTGATTCCAAAGTTCATTCTCCTGGCTATGCAAGGGAAGCCTCTTCCAATTCATGGTGATGGTGCTAATGTGAGGAGCTacttatactgtgaggatgtTGCTGAAGCTTTTGAACTCATTCTTCACCAAGGAGAGGTTGGCCATGTGTACAATATTGGGACAAAGAAGGAAAGGAGAGTTATTGATGTGGCCAGAGATATATGCAAACTTTTTAACATAGACTCGGAAGCATGCATCAAGTTTGTTGAAAACAGACCTTTCAATGACCAGAGGTACTTCCTTGATGATCAGAAGTTGACAGTGTTGGGGTGGTCAGAGCGGACTACCTGGGAAGAGGGTTTGAAGAAGACTATTGAATGGTACACTAAGAATCCTAACTGGTGGGGTGATGTATCTGGGGCACTGCTTCCGCATCCACGAATGTTGATGATGCCTGGTGGCATTGAGAGACATTTTGATGAGCCTGAGGAGGAAACATCTGAGTCTTATGTCGCAAGTAATCCTCGAATGTTGGTTCCTCCTACCAAATGCAGTGGCTCTCCTCGTAAGCCTCCCTATAAGTTCTTGATTTATGGTAGGACTGGGTGGATTGGTGGTGTACTCGGGAAGCTATGTGAAAAACAAGGGATTCCTTATGAGTATGGAAAAGGGCGTCTTGAGGATCGGTCTTCACTTGCTGCAGATATTCAGAATATTAAGCCAACTCATGTGTTCAATGCTGCTGGTGTGACTGGTAGACCTAATGTTGATTGGTGTGAATCTCACAAAGCAGAAACAATTCGGACCAATGTTGCTGGAACCCTAACTCTAGCAGATGTTTGCAGAGAGCAGGGGATCCTTATGGTTAACTTTGCCACTGGGTGTATATTTGAGTATGATGCTAAACATCCAGAAGGTTCAGGTATTGGGTTCACTGAAGAAGACAAACCCAATTTCTTTGGTTCTTTCTATTCAAAAACGAAGGCCATG GTTGAGGAGCTCTTGAATGAATTCGACAATGTTTGCACTCTTAGAGTCCGAATGCCCATCTCATCAGACCTGAACAACCCACGTAACTTCATCACCAAGATTTCTCGTTATAACAAGGTGGTTAACATTCCTAACAGCATGACCATCTTGGATGAACTGCTACCCATTTCAATTGAAATGGCAAAGCGGAACTTGAGGGGTATCTGGAACTTCACAAATCCGGGTGTCGTGAGCCATAATGAGATCCTGGAGATGTACAAACAATACATTGACCCAAGTTTCAAATATGCCAACTTCACACTCGAAGAGCAAGCCAAGGTCATAGTTGCTGCCCGAAGCAACAATGAAATGGATGCATCCAAGTTGAAGAAAGAGTTCCCCGAGTTGCTACCAATCAAGGAGTCACTGAGAAAGTATGTCTTTGAACCAAACAAGAAAACATCTGCCAAATAA
- the LOC126789093 gene encoding alpha,alpha-trehalose-phosphate synthase [UDP-forming] 1 — translation MPGNKYNGNSAHIPNRVERLLRERELRKHSRASSQLNEANDNNRVTLPSDHEREEENLRNSLIEKYLEGAAAARALNEGHEKHEARPLRQRLLVVANRLPVSAVRRGEDSWSLDISAGGLVSALLGVKEFEARWIGWAGVNVPDEIGQQALTKALAEKRCIPVFLDEEIVHQYYNGYCNNILWPLFHYLGLPQEDRLATTRSFQSQFSAYKKANQMFADVVNAHYEEGDVVWCHDYHLMFLPKCLKEYNSKMKVGWFLHTPFPSSEIHRTLPSRSELLRSVLAADLVGFHTYDYARHFVSACTRILGLEGTPEGVEDQGKLTRVAAFPIGIDSDRFIRALEVPQVQEHIRELKERFAGRKVMLGVDRLDMIKGIPQKILAFEKFLEENPTWRDKVVLLQIAVPTRTDVPEYQKLTSQVHEIVGRINGRFGSLTAVPIHHLDRSLDFHALCALYAVTDIALVTSLRDGMNLVSYEYVACQDAKRGVLILSEFAGAAQSLGAGAILVNPWNITEVANSIAQALNMSSEEREKRHRHNFLHVTTHTAQEWAETFVSELNDTVVEAQLRTRQVPPPLPNREAIQCYMRASNRLLILGFNATLTEPVDTPERRGDQIKEMELKLHPDLIEPLTAVCNDPNTTIVVLSGSDRAVLDENFGDLDMWLAAENGMFLRPTKGEWMTTMPEHLNMEWVESVKHVFEYFTERTPRSHFELRETSLVWNYKYADVDFGRLQARDMLQHLWTGPISNASVDVVQGSRSVEVRAVGVTKGAAIDRILGEIVHSKCMTNPIDYVLCIGHFLGKDEDVYTFFEPDLPTDNISLPRSKITDGLKLPSERRSSLKLPANKSGSKSSQNKTQRSLSNPVKKAVVNHNAGNVRSPSPDKTSWNVLDLKKENYYSCSVGRTRTNARYLLQSSDDVVSFLKELADASSD, via the exons ATGCCTGGGAACAAGTACAATGGTAATTCAGCCCACATTCCAAATCGAGTTGAACGGCTCTTGAGAGAAAGGGAGCTTAGGAAGCATAGTAGAGCATCATCACAACTGAATGAAGCAAATGATAATAATAGGGTGACTCTACCATCTGATCATGAAAGAGAAGAGGAAAACTTGAGAAATTCATTGATTGAGAAGTATTTGGAAGGGGCTGCAGCTGCAAGGGCACTTAATGAAGGGCATGAAAAGCACGAAGCGAGGCCTCTTAGACAACGGCTGCTGGTTGTGGCAAACAGGCTACCTGTCTCTGCTGTTAGGAGAGGTGAAGACTCATGGTCTTTGGATATAAGTGCTGGTGGTCTGGTCAGCGCTCTTTTGG GTGTAAAGGAGTTTGAGGCTAGGTGGATCGGGTGGGCTGGGGTAAATGTGCCAGATGAAATTGGACAGCAAGCACTCACTAAAGCCCTAGCTGAAAAG AGATGTATACCCGTCTTCCTGGATGAGGAGATTGTTCATCAATATTACAATGGCTATTGCAACAATATTTTATGGCCCCTTTTCCATTACCTTGGTCTTCCACAAGAAGATCGACTTGCCACCACTCGGAGTTTCCAGTCACAGTTTTCTGCTTATAAGAAGGCAAATCAAATGTTTGCAGATGTAGTTAATGCGCACTATGAAGAGGGTGATGTTGTTTGGTGCCATGACTACCATCTTATGTTTCTTCCAAAATGCTTGAAGGAATATAACAGCAAAATGAAAGTTGGTTGGTTTCTTCACACTCCCTTTCCTTCCTCTGAAATTCATAGGACACTGCCATCACGATCAGAGCTCCTGCGCTCAGTTCTCGCAGCTGATTTAGTTGG TTTTCACACATATGACTATGCACGACACTTTGTTAGTGCTTGCACTCGCATTCTTGGGCTTGAGGGTACGCCTGAAGGAGTTGAGGATCAAGGGAAGCTTACTCGAGTGGCTGCG TTTCCTATTGGAATAGATTCAGATCGCTTCATACGAGCACTTGAGGTTCCACAAGTCCAAGAACACATTAGGGAACTGAAAGAAAGATTTGCAGGGCGAAAG GTAATGCTGGGTGTTGATCGGCTTGATATGATTAAAGGAATCCCACAAAAGATACTAGCATTTGAAAAGTTTCTTGAGGAGAACCCAACATGGCGTGACAAAGTGGTTTTGTTGCAAATTGCAGTGCCAACAAGAACCGATGTTCCTGAGT ATCAGAAGCTTACAAGTCAGGTTCATGAAATTGTTGGGCGGATTAATGGCAGATTTGGGAGTTTGACCGCTGTCCCTATACATCATCTG GATCGTTCTCTTGACTTTCATGCATTATGTGCACTGTATGCTGTGACAG ACATAGCACTTGTCACCTCCCTTAGAGACGGAATGAATCTTGTCAGTTATGAATATGTGGCATGCCAAGATGCAAAGAGAGGTGTCCTAATCCTTAGTGAG TTTGCTGGTGCTGCACAGTCTCTAGGTGCCGGAGCAATTCTAGTGAACCCATGGAATATCACAGAAGTTGCCAATTCAATTGCCCAAGCACTGAATATGTCCTctgaagaaagagagaagcgACATAGGCATAACTTTTTACATGTCACAACCCACACTGCCCAGGAATGGGCTGAAACGTTTGTAAG TGAGCTGAACGACACTGTTGTAGAGGCTCAATTGCGGACGAGACAGGTACCACCACCTCTGCCAAACAGGGAGGCAATTCAATGTTACATGCGAGCAAGTAATCGATTGCTCATACTG GGATTCAACGCAACTTTAACTGAACCAGTGGACACTCCTGAGAGACGAGGTGatcaaataaaagaaatggaaCTTAAACTGCATCCAGATTTGATAGAACCCTTGACAGCGGTCTGCAATGATCCAAACACAACTATTGTTGTCCTCAGTGGTAGTGACAGGGCTGTCTTAGACGAA AATTTTGGGGATCTCGACATGTGGTTGGCTGCTGAAAATGGAATGTTTTTACGGCCAACAAAGGGAGAATGGATGACAACAATGCCTGAACATTTGAATATGGAATGGGTCGAAAGTGTGAAG CATGTCTTTGAATATTTCACAGAGAGGACGCCCCGGTCACACTTTGAACTTCGTGAAACTTCCCTCGTGTGGAATTACAAATATGCAG ATGTTGATTTTGGAAGACTTCAAGCGAGAGATATGTTGCAGCATCTCTGGACTGGTCCAATTTCTAATGCATCTGTCGATGTTGTTCAAGGTAGCCGGTCTGTGGAGGTGCGAGCAGTTGGTGTCACAAAG GGTGCAGCAATTGACCGTATATTGGGAGAGATTGTTCACAGTAAATGCATGACAAACCCCATTGATTATGTACTGTGCATTGGACATTTTCTTGGGAAG GATGAAGATGTCTACACCTTTTTCGAGCCAGATCTCCCGACTGACAATATTAGTCTTCCAAGAAGCAAGATAACTGATGGACTAAAGTTACCTAGTGAGAGAAGATCTTCTTTGAAGCTTCCAGCAAATAAAAGTGGGTCAAAATCATCCCAAAATAAGACGCAACGATCTTTGTCAAATCCTGTGAAGAAAGCTGTTGTCAACCATAACGCCGGGAATGTAAGGTCTCCATCTCCAGATAAAACTTCTTGGAATGTACTTGACCTCAAGAAGGAGAACTACTACTCTTGTTCTGTTGGGAGGACTCGTACAAATGCTCGATATCTACTTCAGTCGTCAGATGATGTAGTCTCATTTCTGAAGGAATTGGCTGATGCATCTTCAGACTGA